One region of Drosophila kikkawai strain 14028-0561.14 chromosome 2R, DkikHiC1v2, whole genome shotgun sequence genomic DNA includes:
- the LOC108083315 gene encoding gamma-interferon-inducible lysosomal thiol reductase encodes MIPARKRIFILIFVVILLVCLLRILFQNSPMPILNNQPDYFRTEGAPVLLSVFYEALCPDSKYFLTKQVLPTFMAASSILKVHLFPYGKAKTSEKIEGKLTFDCQHGPTECQANIYHACVVNIIENPLVQLQLVTCMIQDNRFPQDAMLKCAKLHNITNTDLIEKCAGSTHGLELLKFNGEATFAIRPPVTFIPTVTIDGSQGRQASILKNLLSEVCKAAGDTENIINVCKYPNQ; translated from the exons ATGATTCCAGCACGTAAGCGTAtatttatcttaatttttgtGGTTATACTATTAGTTTGTTTGTTGAgaatattattccagaattcaCCCATgccaattttaaat AATCAACCAGACTACTTCAGAACAGAAGGTGCGCCGGTTCTTTTGTCCGTGTTTTATGAAGCATTGTGTCCGGACTCGAAGTATTTTCTTACCAAACAGGTGTTACCAACTTTTATGGCAGCTTCATCAATTTTGAAAGTCCACCTCTTTCCCTACGGGAAGGCAAAAACTAGCGAAAAAATTGAAGGCAAACTAACATTTGACTGCCAACACGGACCGACAGAATGTCAAGCAAACATTTACCACGCCTGTGTCGTGAATATCATTGAAAACCCACTAGTTCAACTGCAATTAGTAACATGTATGATTCAAGACAATCGTTTTCCACAAGATGCTATGCTTAAG TGCGCCAAGCTACATAACATAACAAACACTGACCTTATTGAAAAATGTGCTGGCAGTACACACGGTCTGGAGCTACTTAAATTTAACGGAGAAGCTACTTTTGCAATAAGGCCACCAGTAACTTTTATTCCAACTGTGACAATTGACGGATCACAAGGACGACAAGCCTCTATTCTAAAAAACCTGCTTTCTGAAGTGTGCAAAGCAGCCGGTGATACTGAGAATATTATAAATGTATGCAAATATCCAAACCAATAA